From Impatiens glandulifera chromosome 7, dImpGla2.1, whole genome shotgun sequence:
attatcccagaaacgataaccaaactcaatatcaccataactaataaaaaaacatttattagactttggatcaagcttaatttatcacattcattaatatgaacatatgataaacaaccaaacacttttaaataagaaatgtttacctttttattgttCGAgacttcttcaggaattctgaattcaagaggaccttcttcatcaagctgTGTAACAGAAAttagattgcgcattaaacatggattgtgtctcaccttattaatcttccaaacagaaccatttgccatcttcattTTGATGTCCCCCATACCAACAATATACAATgactcaccatctgcgagataaattTTCCCatagtttccagccacataattcttcATTATTCTTTGTgtgcagtggtgtggaaagatgCTCCTGAGTCCAAACCCATGAAtttatcgggctatcaacagatagaAGTAACACATTAGTGTCAATTTCTGTAACTACATTaactgcatcatttttatcattattatttcttttcgGTGCTTTGTAGTTCCTCATTAAGTGATCATACTTATCACAATTCCAGCAATCAAATATTTGCCCAGAATTGAACGGACTCCTCATATTCCTCGGCATaaatctgctcttacctcggttgaaatttctatcattatatTTGCctttattttcaataatcaGAGTATAACCTTTAAACGTTTCactagaatcaattttacgaacctcttcaacaagaattcgatctctaactttaatcaatttcaatttaGAATTGTTAACAGAGTTATTAATTGCtaccctcataggttcccagctaTTTGGTACAGATGCtgacaaaatcagggcactaacttcgtccccaaaatcaatcttaaGAGATAACAGTTGATtacaattgtattaaattcgttcaaatgagttgtgacagaagtaccatcaatcattcttaaattaaatagtcttttcattaaatgtatcTTGTTGTTggtagatggtttctcatacatatcagagagaactttcatcagacccatggtggtcttctcctttgctacgtTGTGAGCAACAGTTTTGATTAGCGTCAATCtaacaactcccaaaacctatCTATCAAGGATTTTCCATTAAAATTCATCTATCTTTTCTGtcttctcactcaaaggaacatgaagcttctttccgtagagataatcttcaatctgcatccTCTAGAAGACATAAATTGTTTCATCGAAGTTTGTTATTGTTTACAATGCTCCGACTTAACCTAGAAGATCTAATATCAGTTGTTAGAATTTGGATCCCACAAATCTGACCTACTTGAAACGATCGGTAAAaacgaaagaaaaaaaaaagaacacaaaaaaaaacagatttatagtggtttacTCGAATGAGCTATATCCATTTCAGCCGTCACCAAATTTtactatgaagaaaaaaaagaaatatagaaTTTTTGCCtcacattttatctctctataatTATGTCTTAATCAAtgtaaacttttaataataatatatttatagggtaaatatCCAAATAATAGAACCTAAACAACTTTTGGTCAGGCTCAGGCTCAGACCCAGGTCCAAGTCCAAACCCAAATACAGGcctaataaactctaattaactattgtagagtttattataaatgtatattcCATAACTCAACACTAGGCAGCCTTATCTGATGtgcaaaacaaaatttaattatttgctcGAGAAGCTCATACACATGGGTCTTCATTGCCCATTTATTTGCTCAAGAAGACTCATACAAAAAATGGGTCTTCATTGCCCATTCAGGACCAGACATTGGTGGGTTAGCTAGGCAGACGCTTAGAGTCACCCCTAGGGCTGaaaacgagtcgagtcgagctcgagtagaGGTctactcgagctcgagctcgaaaaaATTTCAacggctcgaactcgagctcgagctcgatcgagtatcaaaattaaagctcgagctcgaactcaaactcaaaacaagtactcgagctcgactcgaactcgactcgattagcTTGAATTTACCGAGCTCAagagctcggctcgagctcgactcgattagttcgagctcgaactcgactcgaaacatacaaaattaaaacatatcaacTAAATAGTTTCACACTTTCAATATATCAAAAGATcacaacaaaatgaataaacatatagaattattcatttcacctaaaacataaacattccATCAAAATCAAATAGAACACACAACATTACACATTAAAACATTCAACTTAAAACATAACCATTCTaactaaaaatatctaaaatccaaagtccaaacatacaatatattaaattagtccAACTGGTTTGGGACAGTATTATAGTATTACAGAAGTGGTCTTTAAGGATTTAGGTATTACAGAGTACAGACTTAAATGCAGTATTACAGTATTCATATTAGCAAGATTCCTAAATGCAGACATTAAATTGAAGATAACTCATACCAATTTCGTTCAACCTTTGATTTGGGACAGTATTACAGTATTACAGAAGTGGTCTTTAGGGATTTAGGTATTACAGAGTACAGACTTAAATGCAGTATTACAGTATTCATATTAGCAAGATTCCTAAATGCAGATATTAAATTGAAGAGAATCTAGTTCTTTGTTGACAGATCGGAAGTATAACATATCGAATCTATGCAAGATCGAAAGAGaataaagaagaaattgaaatgaaaataaaaaaggggAAAACGATGAAAACCTTTCGGTGCTTTGCATTGAGCTCCTTGGTGACGTTTGCTTTCTCGTTTGATGAAAACCTAGTTCTTTGTTGGCGGCGGTCCGAATGAACTATGGAGGAGAAGAGGTTAGGGATTTTGGAGGAGAAaggttagggttagggatttTGGACTTTGGAGGAGAACTGGAGAAGAATGAAGAGGGAGGGTGCCCGTTAGGGATTTAGCCATTtagggtataaatttatattttatattttaatactcatattttatatttaattaaagtattacaattttttatattataaaaagtaaatataaaatataaaatataaaatataaaatataaaatataaaatataaaatataaaatataaaatataaaatataaaatataaaatataaaatataaaatataaaatataaattaaaaaatatatatataatataaaatataaattaaatataaaatatattaatataaattatatatattcgagTAGCTCGTCGAGTACTCGAGCCGAGTATATAactactcgaactcggctcgattatataacgagtcgagctcgagcatgCTCAAGCTCGagtttgaccgagctcgagtcgagctttgaccgagctactcgcgagcagctcacgagcAGCTCGTCTCATTTTCAGCCCTAGTCACCCCCTCTCTCTCAGGCCAGATGAGATCCTCTGTTACGAGATGGCCCGTGTGCCCTCTCATAGGGAAAGGTTAAAactgtaaatatttatttatttttattttttaataattaccCTCTCCGAGTACAAAAGTCATCTCGTAACAAGGATCCGAATTAGTGCTTTATaacatcttaaaataattaaaaatatttaagaaatttgaaCCAAAGacctaatatatattattattacatttaaCCAACACTAAATTACTATATATGGTGAATtgtaatacaaatatattatatgttttcattataataagttaaataaaaaataaataaataaatcttttttttggCCTAGGCACCCTAAACTGTAGGGTAGGTACTATATCATTCTGTTGAATTAGAGGAACGGAATAGGAGTTCCACTATATTAAAATTCTgccaattttttaaaacaattctaACAAAAGTTATAGATGTGTCCATAAGAGGGAAATTTCTTGAAgactttgattaaaaaaattaacagtAATGCATGCATGTgggtaataaataaattttcataaatcTATCTAGCATGCATGATCTAAGACTGGATTACGCATTTCAGTTGTCATATAATagttattaatgttttaattaataattaaattatgagaGGATCATGAAGATGATCTCATTAGCCGCAAGATTAGGAAATATTTTGTCATGAGGTGTCCCTGCAATCCCAACAAACTTTGAATGAAATTACGGacatcaataaattattatttcgacattaacaatattaactaattaattatattttttttaaatatattagagagagagtgagagagagaataattaaacaaattaatgcATGCATGAGATGATGTATGGCTAGCTTGTGTGGGCGATCAATCGAAAATTCACAACACTGAGAATTAGTGACATAATATAATTGATGATATCGATAATTTACGTTGAAAAAGGCCTGGTTCGTTTAtggggtttttaaaaaataaagaaagagaaaaattgaataataggtgataattttgaaaaagtaataattattttttttttttttttgtaaaaagacttaaaaggtattcatatatataaataaaatataaaataataatttaaaataaaaggtattttagtatattggttaatgaaaatatgaaatgagtgatgtgattagTGAAAAgtgattgatttgaaaattgattttgaaaaaattaaaataaaatcctaaaGGCCAAAGATTTTGAAATGCCAAAATTtagttttacttttaaaatcaataatataagtatcttaaataatttattttcttaatctaAGTTTTTCACTAATAATGACCATACACTCTAACTTGAGACATTAATAGACAAAAATAGATAAGTGTAACTTTTAATCATAGATTAACATTTAAATCGATTCAAACATCCGTTGGCCACCtttatattaaaacatttgATATGACTCATATAtgtttttatgtataaaatatatattatggtcAAATATATGATCTATTCAAATAACCAAAACAATTTGATTTcggattaaatatatattaattaatgttataattaacataaGAAGTTTACCTATGTACcaatttgattttatgtttttgtttgaaattgttatttttttatttgttttcataaaattaatttaaaaagcgTTGAATGTTCAAATAATTATCAAACCGACTCAATATTTAGTACATCCAATCCACCGAATATATGTTCGGATATAGAGTCTtaatttagtataaatatcGTAATATCGCCGGattaaatttaactatttatgTAAAATTGTAACGTATTgctattaatgaaatataaaataccCACTTATCATTATAAGTTTgaattaaaaagattatatttgTATGATCAAGTGGTTAATATTATATAGCCAATGAATCTGTAAAGGATAAACTAATTATCTATCTCGGCGCGCATGTCGTTTTGTTAgggttttaatatttaatattggaAAGGATAACAATGAAAAGATTTGTACACATATTGTTTCAAACGTAGTGtgaaataaatacaataatatttataatttttaatattatgttatataagaATTTTAGATGACTAAGTGAAAATAGTTGtgtctaataaattaaatatcacaTGTTTGATATTCATTAAAAACATCTTAAATTAAAGTGAGAAATCATAATATGAGAATCGTATTGCTTCttcaattaaaaagaaaaatattacatCCTTATCTTCCTAGAGCTAGAGATGGCAAATTCTTAAGCGATTTTTCGcgagtatttatttattagaagatcgatagagaaaataataaagCAAATTGCTTTTACCACCCCTCTAATATTTCCAACGGACCCCACTCTCACTCACCTCCAAAATGGTTTATTTATCCatatcacttttatatatttaccttttttattttatttattttacttattttattttatttaattattaagttttttatcattaaatataattaattaattaatttttaatatatttttttccattttattatttaattaaaaatataaaatattattatttttatattataattgtttaaaatatataaaatattgaagtgtgtcttataaaaattatctttcaaatttttataaataaaattatctatcaatcaaataataataattaaataaattaaatatattatataagtataatgtttaaaataataattagtcaaattaaaatataatatttaataattagttataatgttttacttaatattatatattaataattagtaaaattaagtataatgttttatactaataatattatatattaataattagtaaaactaagcataatatttttaataataggtTGCCTTATCTTAGAGTCGGGCCCTGCCCAATTagcaaaatcaaatttaaataacaaatctgttttttttttataaatttggtgGAAATATcaattagaaattttatttttatatttttatttactttggtGTATTTTTTTCCTATTATTACACGTACTCTTTTTTCTAAACAGGgtcaaaatacttaattttaagaaattaaaatttaaataaaaaagtctaagaatatataattaattttaaatattatatattaataataaaattataataaataaaataacaattttatataaaaatatatttttaaaatatttaaaaaagttaaatatgaaatattttaacaaaaaaaatattatgaatgttATCTATTGTTATCGTTATTATTgagtaaaacattatatttaattttactacttattaatatataatatattaaaagactttttatgttatttatttgatagataattttatttataaaagaaagttgAATTATTccattagaaaaaaatattaaaattaattaattaattatatttaatgataaaaaaacttaataattaaataaaataaaataagtaaaataaataaaataagaaaagtaaATATACAAAAGtgataagataaataaataattttggaggTGAATAAGAAATGGGACAGAAGCTGGGAATAATAGAGGGGTGGGTaacaaatttacattaaatttagtattaatatatttttttttaaatggtatgAACCCATAGTAATAATCATACTTCAATTTAAGTCATTTTGAGTGTAAATTCAATATAAACACTCACTTTGGTCACTTAAGtgagtttaaatttaatattcactttaaaacatgaaataaataatttaacacgGTTCAGGTTTTGTTCTTTTATGATTAATTACCTTTCTTAATATAGAAAGTTAGCATAACTATCACAACTATAAAATTGACAAATATTATgactttttcattttaatttataatcaagggttttaattttaattttaatctatcCAAATAAGCCCTTAATCCCATTTGTCTAATCTTTATAGTGTTGCTGCATTCACAAACTAGACATAGAGAGAAGAGATAGAGGATCCCTGGTGCTTGATTTCGTCGGTCGAGGAACCAGACCAGAGATAGAGGATCCCTGGTGCTTGATTTCGCCGGTTGAGGAACCAGACCAGAAAATTCTTTCGCCGGTCGAGGAACCACACCAGAAAAGTCTGACTCTGACTCGACATTTGTCGCTTGATTTTCATGTCGCAGgcctaagaaaaaaaaaattgaaaactaaCTTCTGGCTTCAATAACcaacttattttaattgttttaaaccacatcaaattattgataattttttggGTATATTAGTTCCATTGGCCCAAATTTAAAAAGAACGCTAAAGATGAAGACTTGTTCAGTTCAATTGGTGAGATCTTATCTCTATTTTCATAAACAATTTGTGAGATTTGTAAACACCAAAAGTTATGGGCCGTATGGCTACTAAAAAGGCCCATAAGAATATCAAAAGTCATGGGCAGCATAGCACTAAGAAGGGCCTTAAGAATAGCAAATATATGGGCCGTATATCGACTAAATAGGCCCGTAAGAATACCAAAACACATAAGCAGAGAGCTATAGATGAACTTTTTACAACCTGAGAGGCCCGACCCACTCAAAACCGCTAGTAATTGGGCCCATAAATAATAAACACTAAAGAGATTCTCAGAGCTCtttcaaaacttttttttaaatggtacaTAAAAATGCAAAATCACATATCATAGCAAAAATTCAaaagttcttattttttttaatatgtatataataaaattaaaaaaattcagagATCCTTGATTTTCACTCCATTTCAATGCTTCTCACTCCTTTCTAAATATATACCTATGTATATATAGACatataatattctaatatttaaatCCTTGTTTATTTGcaataatttgtttatgaaaattttaaattagtgaaatactctattaattttttattatttgattattttcatttatatttttatttttatttttcaaaataaaaagaatctcatttttttttaaattctaattcttCTCTCTAATATTTATCTTcttaataatgtatattaagtttattactgatttgattttattatatttaactaaatatcaccatcttaacaaattataatattaacattatttaatttttatttttaaattttccttaattatttaataaaatattacttaattttaacaTTACAATTCTTATCGTTACGAGTAAACATTTTTAGCAATAACAAGGAATAGAACTTCAGAATAAATAgaggataatttttttttaactatttgacACTTTATATTAAACGAAATTTAGGCAatgatgttaatatatattttattattaatgaattttatgttttaaaattcggatatagtttaatttatttaaatattataatataatgtcttttttgatatataatttattacacaaaATTTAAGCTCACCCCAATACAAATTTCTGGATCCGTCCCTGGTTGTGAACGATAAACATCTTCAGCCGTCAATATTTTCCAAAGTTTTAGATTCTCGATTTCGTTACACTcaaataattcaaccaaaaataacTATGATAAAGTCTATCATTTTAGATCAGTCAATTTGGGTGTCTCCACTCAAACCTTTGGACAACTACCAATAGACCATTGAACCTCGTCTCCAATATCAAACCTCATATTTTGATagtagatgaaaaaaaaaaaaaaagttaaagtcaCCA
This genomic window contains:
- the LOC124909602 gene encoding LOW QUALITY PROTEIN: uncharacterized protein LOC124909602 (The sequence of the model RefSeq protein was modified relative to this genomic sequence to represent the inferred CDS: substituted 2 bases at 2 genomic stop codons), with the translated sequence MQIEDYLYGKKLHVPLSEKTEKIDEFXWKILDRXVLGVVRLTLIKTVAHNVAKEKTTMGLMKVLSDMYEKPSTNNKIIDFGDEVSALILSASVPNSWEPMRLDEEGPLEFRIPEEVSNNKKIYKYVRFGDPNPNT